A section of the Ruania halotolerans genome encodes:
- a CDS encoding DUF5063 domain-containing protein: MSEQLDLDSDLRVLGTATAGVSERYLETVREVASGASPEAAIPLLLLAVSDLTAAGARLGAIVDVVPAARFEPDDGPDPDVEPIRLSLANLLEGIDEYHEVSDPLVSADVSLGCLSNDLADVAQALMVGLKHHRAGHPSEALWWWQFSYLSDWGERAASATRVLLGLIAHLRLDVDPDVAGEAEFDALHAGP, encoded by the coding sequence ATGTCTGAGCAGCTGGACCTGGACTCTGACCTGCGAGTGTTGGGCACCGCCACTGCCGGAGTGTCCGAGCGTTATCTGGAGACCGTCCGTGAGGTGGCCTCGGGAGCTAGCCCCGAGGCGGCGATCCCGCTCCTGCTGCTCGCCGTCTCCGATCTCACCGCCGCCGGGGCACGCTTGGGGGCGATCGTCGATGTGGTGCCGGCGGCGCGGTTCGAGCCCGACGACGGCCCGGACCCTGACGTTGAGCCGATCCGGCTCTCCCTCGCGAACCTGCTCGAGGGGATCGATGAATACCACGAGGTCTCCGACCCGCTGGTGTCTGCTGACGTCAGTCTCGGTTGCCTGAGCAACGACCTCGCCGATGTCGCCCAGGCGCTCATGGTGGGTCTGAAGCACCACCGCGCCGGGCACCCCTCTGAGGCCCTGTGGTGGTGGCAGTTCTCCTACCTCTCCGACTGGGGCGAGCGAGCCGCCAGCGCCACCCGTGTGCTGCTCGGCCTAATCGCGCACCTGCGACTCGATGTGGACCCGGACGTGGCGGGGGAGGCCGAGTTCGACGCCCTGCACGCGGGCCCGTGA
- a CDS encoding TSUP family transporter — protein sequence MPGSAGLEITVWTLFLLALAGLAAGFVDAVVGGGGLIQLPALLLVPGISPVQALATNKVGSIMGTSTSSITYYRRVHPDLRTAAPMAIAALMAAVGGAALAANIPAEAFKPIIIAVLIAVAIYTVAKPKVGADTALRWSGNHHYGMAMLVGAVIGAYDGLLGPGTGSFLVIGLVSVLGYAFLPATALAKIVNFATNLGALAFFVPHGAVLWGIGLVVGLANMFGAYLGARTAVARGSRFIRIAFVIVVAVLIVKLTWDVVHGR from the coding sequence CTGCCCGGCTCAGCGGGCCTGGAGATCACCGTCTGGACCCTGTTTCTCCTTGCCCTCGCGGGCCTCGCCGCAGGATTCGTGGATGCAGTGGTCGGCGGGGGCGGCCTGATCCAACTCCCCGCACTGCTGCTCGTGCCGGGGATCAGCCCGGTGCAGGCGCTCGCCACGAACAAGGTCGGCTCCATCATGGGCACCTCCACGAGCTCGATCACCTACTACCGGCGCGTCCACCCCGACCTGCGCACGGCGGCGCCGATGGCGATCGCGGCGCTGATGGCCGCCGTCGGGGGAGCGGCGCTCGCTGCGAACATCCCGGCCGAGGCCTTCAAGCCGATCATCATCGCGGTGCTGATCGCCGTGGCGATCTACACCGTGGCCAAGCCGAAGGTCGGCGCGGATACTGCGCTGCGCTGGTCCGGCAATCACCACTACGGCATGGCGATGCTCGTGGGCGCGGTGATCGGCGCCTATGACGGGCTGCTCGGCCCGGGCACCGGGAGCTTCCTGGTGATCGGTCTGGTCAGCGTGCTCGGATATGCATTCCTCCCAGCCACCGCATTGGCCAAGATCGTGAACTTCGCCACCAACCTCGGGGCGCTCGCCTTCTTTGTTCCCCACGGTGCGGTGCTGTGGGGGATCGGGCTCGTGGTCGGCCTCGCGAACATGTTCGGCGCCTACCTCGGCGCCCGCACGGCAGTGGCACGGGGGAGCCGATTCATCCGGATCGCCTTCGTGATCGTGGTGGCGGTGCTGATCGTCAAGCTCACCTGGGACGTCGTCCACGGCCGGTGA
- a CDS encoding aspartate kinase, with the protein MALIVQKFGGSSVADADSIQRVARRITETKQAGNDVVVVVSAMGDTTDELLDLAEKISSAPPSREMDILLTAGERISMALLAMAIHELGVDAQAFTGQQAGMITDTSHGNARIVDVSPSRIQETLARDAVAIVAGFQGVTEETNDVTTLGRGGSDTTAVALAAALNASVCEIFTDVDGLFTADPRIVPTARRINRISMEETLEMAAHGAKILHLRAVEYARRYQVPIHVRSSFSAHDGTLVTDNEEEGSMEQPLISGVAHDRSQAKITVLGVPDVPGSAAQLFEAVAAAGVNIDMIVQNVSAHHSGVTDISFTLPHEQGEAARAALAALANEYGYQEVQYDDGVGKLSLVGAGMRSHPGVSAQLFAALRDAGINIEMISTSEIRISVVTRSEDLDEAVRAVHSAFGLDAAEVEAVVYGGSGR; encoded by the coding sequence GTGGCACTCATTGTCCAGAAGTTCGGCGGATCCTCCGTCGCTGATGCCGACAGTATCCAGCGCGTCGCCAGACGGATCACCGAAACGAAGCAGGCCGGGAACGATGTCGTGGTGGTGGTCTCCGCCATGGGCGACACCACCGACGAACTGCTCGACCTGGCCGAGAAGATCAGCTCCGCCCCGCCGTCGCGTGAGATGGACATCCTGCTGACGGCAGGTGAGCGGATCTCCATGGCCCTGCTCGCGATGGCCATCCATGAGCTCGGTGTGGATGCGCAGGCGTTCACCGGGCAGCAGGCAGGCATGATCACCGACACCTCGCACGGGAACGCCCGCATCGTCGACGTCAGCCCGAGCCGTATTCAGGAGACCCTGGCTCGTGATGCGGTCGCGATCGTCGCCGGCTTCCAGGGCGTGACCGAGGAGACGAACGACGTCACCACACTCGGTCGAGGCGGGTCCGACACCACCGCAGTGGCGCTCGCGGCCGCACTGAACGCCTCGGTGTGCGAGATCTTCACCGACGTGGACGGCCTGTTCACGGCCGATCCGCGGATCGTCCCCACCGCCCGCCGGATCAACCGGATCAGCATGGAAGAAACGCTCGAGATGGCCGCGCACGGCGCGAAGATCCTGCACCTGCGGGCCGTTGAGTACGCGCGCCGCTATCAGGTTCCGATCCACGTGCGCTCCTCATTCTCCGCGCATGACGGCACTCTCGTCACCGACAACGAAGAAGAAGGATCCATGGAACAACCGCTCATCTCCGGCGTCGCTCACGATCGGTCCCAGGCCAAGATCACGGTGCTCGGCGTTCCGGACGTGCCCGGCAGTGCCGCGCAGCTCTTCGAGGCCGTGGCCGCCGCCGGCGTCAACATCGACATGATCGTCCAGAACGTCTCCGCGCATCACTCGGGCGTCACGGACATCTCCTTCACCCTGCCGCACGAGCAGGGGGAAGCCGCGCGCGCTGCGCTTGCTGCACTTGCGAACGAGTACGGCTACCAGGAGGTCCAGTACGACGACGGCGTGGGCAAGCTCTCCCTGGTGGGTGCGGGCATGCGTTCGCATCCGGGTGTCTCGGCGCAGCTCTTCGCTGCCCTGCGGGACGCCGGGATCAACATCGAAATGATCTCCACCTCGGAGATCCGCATCTCGGTGGTCACCCGCAGTGAGGACCTCGACGAGGCAGTACGGGCCGTGCACTCCGCGTTCGGGCTGGACGCGGCCGAGGTCGAGGCCGTGGTCTACGGCGGATCGGGGCGCTGA
- a CDS encoding aspartate-semialdehyde dehydrogenase yields the protein MGLNIGVVGATGQVGAVMRRLLVERNFPADSVRFFASARSAGTTLEFKGEQVVVEDASTADLSGLDVALFSAGGSTSKAQAPRFAEAGAVVVDNSSAWRMDPDVPLVVSEVNPETIDDARKGIIANPNCTTMAAMPALKALHAEAGLQRLIVSTYQAVSGSGLAGVEELEGQVRGTADQDIAGLTHDGSAVRFPDPVKYVAPIAYNVVALAGNLVDDGSGETDEDQKLRNESRKILGLPELLVSGTSVRVPVFTGHSLSINAEFERPIAPARAEEILAEAPGVRVADVPTPLLAAGQDPTFVGRIRQDPGVPEGRGLALFISSDNLRKGAALNAIQIAELIAAKQ from the coding sequence ATGGGACTGAACATCGGAGTTGTCGGCGCCACCGGGCAGGTCGGTGCCGTCATGCGGCGCCTGCTCGTCGAACGGAACTTCCCGGCAGACAGCGTCCGCTTCTTTGCCTCGGCGCGTTCGGCCGGCACCACCCTGGAGTTCAAGGGTGAGCAGGTCGTGGTCGAAGACGCCTCCACTGCGGACCTGAGCGGTCTCGACGTGGCGCTCTTCTCCGCCGGGGGATCCACCTCGAAGGCCCAGGCGCCTCGCTTTGCCGAGGCGGGGGCCGTCGTCGTGGACAACTCCTCGGCGTGGCGGATGGACCCGGACGTACCGCTCGTGGTGTCCGAAGTGAACCCGGAGACCATCGACGATGCGCGCAAGGGCATCATCGCCAATCCGAACTGCACCACCATGGCGGCGATGCCGGCCCTCAAGGCGCTGCACGCGGAGGCAGGCCTGCAGCGCCTGATCGTCTCCACGTACCAGGCCGTCTCCGGTAGCGGTCTCGCCGGAGTGGAAGAACTCGAGGGTCAGGTCCGCGGCACCGCGGACCAGGACATCGCTGGGCTCACCCACGACGGATCCGCCGTGCGCTTCCCGGACCCGGTCAAGTATGTCGCCCCCATCGCGTACAACGTGGTGGCCCTTGCCGGAAATCTGGTTGACGACGGCTCCGGAGAGACCGACGAGGATCAGAAACTGCGCAACGAGTCCCGCAAGATTCTGGGCCTGCCGGAGCTACTCGTCTCGGGTACCTCCGTCCGTGTCCCGGTCTTCACCGGTCACTCGCTCTCGATCAACGCCGAGTTCGAGCGGCCGATCGCACCCGCCCGGGCTGAGGAGATCCTCGCCGAGGCGCCTGGTGTGCGGGTGGCCGATGTGCCGACGCCGTTGCTCGCCGCCGGTCAGGACCCCACCTTCGTGGGCCGGATCCGTCAGGACCCGGGTGTGCCGGAGGGGCGTGGCCTCGCGCTGTTCATCTCCAGCGACAACCTGCGCAAGGGTGCGGCGCTGAACGCCATCCAGATCGCCGAACTGATCGCCGCCAAGCAGTAG
- a CDS encoding ROK family protein, producing MTSTAVVSSSQVLRRANAAAVLHTAWDGVPFTASDVIATTGLTRSTVLGLCDDLATSGWIIELADARSAGAYSKGRPARRYAFNAAAGYVVGVDAGWHRVTASVADLAGAEHGTAERVLSEQQTDPALRRTTVLATVEEALEHAGVSPEAVLVLVAGVPAPTDARGASPANHDFWTRMNPGLGDVLAHPGRTVVVENDANLAAVAEGAVGAGRGLTSFGVLLSGERFGSGLIVDGELLRGRTGGAGELRLLDLVEGVGGPEGLGYVARDMVREAVSAGTVPRDSALLRAGREGPDAEHVFAAALNGDAVATEIVARLADRLARVCAVIATMLDLERIVVAGAIAPASEPVVTQATTLLEEYTHPPFPTIVASELGADVVRTGALHRALALVRANPLSFTLPITTPPRQ from the coding sequence GTGACCTCAACCGCCGTCGTGAGTTCGTCGCAGGTGCTGCGGCGCGCGAATGCGGCCGCGGTGCTCCACACTGCGTGGGACGGAGTCCCTTTCACTGCGAGTGACGTGATCGCCACCACGGGTCTCACCCGCTCGACTGTGCTCGGCCTGTGTGACGACCTGGCTACCAGCGGTTGGATCATCGAACTCGCCGATGCACGTAGTGCTGGCGCCTACAGCAAAGGACGGCCGGCCCGCCGGTACGCGTTCAACGCCGCCGCCGGCTACGTGGTGGGTGTGGATGCCGGCTGGCACCGAGTGACCGCTTCGGTGGCTGACCTGGCTGGTGCCGAACATGGGACTGCCGAGCGTGTGCTTTCGGAGCAGCAGACCGATCCGGCGTTGCGGCGCACCACAGTGCTGGCGACCGTCGAGGAGGCGCTCGAGCACGCAGGCGTCTCACCAGAAGCCGTGCTGGTCCTTGTGGCCGGTGTGCCAGCACCCACTGATGCACGCGGCGCGTCGCCGGCGAATCACGACTTCTGGACGCGAATGAACCCCGGGCTCGGTGATGTCCTCGCGCACCCCGGCCGAACGGTCGTGGTCGAGAATGACGCCAACCTCGCGGCCGTAGCCGAGGGAGCGGTGGGGGCAGGCCGCGGGTTGACCTCCTTCGGCGTGCTGCTCTCCGGTGAACGGTTCGGTTCGGGGCTGATCGTCGACGGTGAGTTACTGCGCGGCCGAACCGGTGGCGCGGGTGAGCTACGCCTGCTGGATCTCGTGGAGGGCGTGGGCGGGCCGGAAGGACTGGGCTACGTGGCCCGTGACATGGTGCGCGAGGCCGTGTCGGCAGGTACCGTGCCACGCGATTCCGCGTTGCTGCGCGCGGGTCGCGAGGGTCCGGATGCCGAACACGTCTTCGCGGCAGCGCTGAACGGGGATGCAGTGGCCACCGAGATCGTGGCACGACTGGCGGATCGGTTGGCGCGGGTGTGTGCGGTGATCGCGACCATGCTCGATCTGGAACGGATCGTCGTAGCCGGAGCCATCGCGCCCGCCTCCGAACCGGTGGTCACGCAGGCGACCACTCTGCTCGAGGAGTACACCCATCCACCATTCCCGACCATCGTCGCCTCGGAGTTGGGGGCGGATGTGGTCCGCACGGGCGCGCTGCATCGCGCCCTCGCCCTGGTGCGCGCGAACCCGCTGAGCTTCACCCTCCCCATCACGACGCCACCGCGCCAATGA
- a CDS encoding ABC transporter substrate-binding protein: MPTSCSSPPPGLSRRSFLAGAGLASAGLTLGGCGSSAEAAEITFYQSKPEVIPYFGDLVHQFGTEHPGVRVRHDSTSNLSGGFVRSSPPDLGCLNYNFEVARFVDRGALSDLSDLPAAGRINPDLQPLVELTANYPGRTSVLPYSLMMASVLYNREIFAEHRLEVPTTWDELIEICETLSEAGVTPIYSTFADPWTVGQGLLDYCVGGMVDVSGFFTQLAEQGTEVGPDSPVSFQKDFAEPVQRMLTLASYSNDDAASRGYGDGNLAFAGGEAAMYLQGPWALTEIAKTNESMDVGAFPLPMTDSADDLRVRVNVDLALWIPEMSSHQAEARELLTYLMQPEIIDAYNEFANGFGVTTDAPDVTNPTLQELQSFYDDAAFYLGATQLIPQSIPVHNYAQALVTGSDPDQILRTLDADWARLAFRS; the protein is encoded by the coding sequence GTGCCTACCTCTTGCTCATCGCCACCGCCGGGCCTGTCCCGCAGATCGTTCCTGGCCGGAGCCGGCCTCGCGAGTGCCGGGCTCACGCTCGGTGGGTGCGGTTCCAGTGCCGAAGCCGCGGAGATCACCTTCTATCAGTCCAAGCCTGAGGTGATTCCGTACTTCGGTGACCTGGTGCATCAGTTCGGGACGGAGCACCCGGGCGTCCGTGTGAGGCACGACTCCACCTCGAACCTCTCAGGCGGCTTCGTGCGTAGTTCACCTCCGGATCTCGGCTGCCTCAACTACAACTTCGAAGTGGCGCGATTCGTGGATCGAGGGGCCCTTTCCGACCTCAGCGACCTCCCGGCGGCCGGTCGGATCAACCCTGACTTGCAGCCTCTCGTCGAACTCACGGCCAACTACCCCGGCCGGACCAGTGTGCTGCCGTACTCGCTGATGATGGCCTCGGTGCTGTACAACAGGGAGATTTTCGCCGAGCACCGGCTCGAGGTGCCCACCACCTGGGACGAGCTGATCGAGATCTGCGAGACCCTGAGCGAGGCCGGCGTGACGCCGATCTACTCCACCTTCGCCGACCCGTGGACCGTAGGTCAGGGACTCCTCGACTACTGCGTCGGCGGCATGGTGGACGTCTCCGGATTCTTCACCCAGCTGGCCGAACAGGGCACTGAGGTGGGACCGGATTCGCCCGTCTCATTCCAGAAGGACTTCGCCGAGCCGGTCCAGCGCATGCTGACCCTCGCCTCGTACTCGAACGATGACGCCGCGAGCCGGGGCTATGGCGACGGCAACCTGGCCTTCGCAGGCGGGGAGGCAGCCATGTACCTGCAGGGACCCTGGGCGCTGACGGAGATCGCCAAGACGAACGAGTCGATGGACGTGGGTGCCTTCCCGTTACCGATGACCGACAGTGCCGACGATCTGCGCGTGCGGGTGAACGTGGACCTCGCGCTGTGGATCCCGGAGATGTCCTCCCACCAGGCCGAAGCGCGAGAGTTGCTGACCTACCTCATGCAGCCCGAGATCATCGATGCCTACAACGAATTCGCGAACGGGTTCGGAGTGACCACAGACGCCCCCGACGTCACCAACCCCACCCTGCAAGAGTTGCAGTCCTTTTACGACGACGCCGCGTTCTACCTCGGGGCCACGCAACTCATCCCGCAGTCGATCCCGGTGCACAACTACGCCCAAGCGCTCGTGACCGGTTCCGACCCGGACCAGATCCTGCGCACGCTCGATGCCGACTGGGCGCGCCTCGCGTTCCGTTCCTGA
- a CDS encoding carbohydrate ABC transporter permease translates to MAIPALSRTGRKAAVTGRASAPQSRPRRPVDRTFYLFLLPSLVLFTLVITLPAVMGIFYSFTNSIGFGEFEFVGLINYIAMFSDPAIRASYGFTIGFALVTVIVVNAVAFLLAIGLTSKIRGKAALRTVFVLPMVVSGIIIAFVFNFLFSNSLPRLGAAIGSDVLAQSILANPDLAWIAIVLVTAWQAIPATMLIYIAGIVAIPGEVYEAASLDGASPSRQLFTITLPLVAGYVLINMVLGFKNYLNAYDIIVGLTDGGPGTATRSVAMTIFSGFTGGDYAYQMANAVVFFLIAVALAMLQLRLTRGKVSV, encoded by the coding sequence ATGGCAATCCCTGCACTCTCGCGCACGGGCCGCAAGGCCGCGGTCACGGGCCGCGCATCGGCTCCGCAGTCGCGCCCACGACGTCCGGTGGACCGGACCTTCTACCTGTTTCTTCTGCCGTCACTGGTGCTGTTCACGCTCGTGATCACGCTGCCTGCAGTGATGGGCATCTTCTACAGCTTCACCAACTCGATCGGCTTCGGTGAGTTCGAGTTCGTGGGCCTGATCAACTACATCGCCATGTTCTCTGACCCGGCGATTCGCGCCTCGTACGGATTCACGATCGGCTTCGCGCTCGTCACGGTGATCGTGGTGAACGCGGTGGCCTTCCTGCTGGCGATCGGGCTGACGTCGAAGATCCGCGGGAAGGCAGCGCTGCGGACGGTCTTCGTGCTGCCCATGGTGGTCTCCGGAATCATCATCGCCTTCGTCTTCAACTTCCTCTTCTCCAACTCACTGCCTCGACTCGGCGCCGCGATCGGCTCCGATGTGCTGGCGCAGAGCATTCTGGCCAACCCGGACCTGGCCTGGATCGCGATTGTGCTGGTCACGGCCTGGCAGGCGATCCCCGCCACGATGCTCATCTATATCGCCGGGATCGTGGCCATCCCTGGTGAGGTCTACGAAGCAGCATCGCTGGACGGGGCCTCACCTTCGCGCCAGTTGTTCACCATCACGCTTCCGCTGGTGGCCGGCTACGTACTCATCAACATGGTGCTCGGCTTCAAGAACTATCTGAACGCCTACGACATCATCGTCGGCCTCACCGACGGCGGCCCGGGAACTGCCACACGGAGTGTGGCGATGACGATCTTCTCGGGCTTCACCGGTGGCGACTACGCCTACCAGATGGCTAACGCCGTCGTGTTCTTCCTCATCGCCGTTGCCCTGGCGATGCTTCAGCTGCGGTTGACCCGCGGGAAGGTGTCCGTCTGA
- a CDS encoding carbohydrate ABC transporter permease: MTTNAVQSTTSTQPAPRKRKEGRERANIPATVMLTIASLAVLVPLLVTVSMAFKTTAQAVDGNAFSLPSPASVAGLVQAWLMTNFPRGFAVSLFVSAVTVVGVIILSAMASYAISRNWEHRVFRYAFFYLLGAMFLPFPVLALSQVKLTGMVGLDNPVGVALLHVMFQLSFSTLLFTAFLRSIPEELEESARLDGATTRQAFWRLIFPLLAPMSATVGILAFLHSWNDFMMPSLITSDPSWQTLPVLQSIFQTQFSNNYNVAFASYMMSMAPAIVVYLFTQRWVMSGVTQGAIK; encoded by the coding sequence ATGACTACGAACGCGGTTCAATCGACGACCTCAACACAGCCAGCCCCGCGAAAGCGCAAGGAAGGCCGCGAGCGAGCAAACATCCCTGCCACGGTGATGCTGACAATTGCCTCCCTGGCCGTGCTCGTTCCGCTCCTGGTGACGGTCTCCATGGCCTTCAAGACGACCGCACAGGCGGTCGACGGGAACGCCTTCTCCCTGCCGAGCCCGGCCAGCGTCGCCGGCCTCGTGCAGGCGTGGCTGATGACGAACTTCCCGCGCGGGTTCGCCGTCTCTCTGTTCGTCTCGGCCGTCACCGTGGTGGGGGTGATCATCCTCAGCGCGATGGCTTCCTATGCGATCTCGCGCAACTGGGAGCATCGCGTGTTCCGCTATGCGTTCTTCTACCTGCTCGGCGCGATGTTCCTGCCGTTCCCGGTGCTCGCGCTCTCGCAGGTCAAGCTCACCGGGATGGTCGGGCTGGACAACCCCGTGGGGGTCGCACTCCTGCATGTGATGTTCCAGCTCTCCTTCAGCACGCTGCTGTTCACCGCATTCCTGCGCTCGATCCCCGAGGAGCTGGAGGAGAGCGCCCGACTGGACGGAGCGACCACCCGGCAGGCATTCTGGAGGCTCATTTTCCCCCTCCTGGCACCGATGAGCGCCACCGTCGGGATCCTTGCGTTCCTGCACTCCTGGAACGACTTCATGATGCCGTCGCTGATCACTTCGGACCCCTCGTGGCAGACGCTGCCGGTGCTGCAGAGCATCTTCCAAACGCAGTTCAGTAACAACTACAACGTGGCGTTCGCCTCGTACATGATGTCCATGGCTCCTGCGATCGTGGTCTATCTGTTCACGCAGCGATGGGTCATGTCAGGCGTGACGCAGGGTGCCATCAAGTAG
- a CDS encoding glycoside hydrolase family 13 protein, translating into MTNTVASEPDVAALSADATWWRQAAVYQIYPRAFADSDGSGLGDLRGITQKVPYLSALGIDAVWLSPFYPSALADGGYDVDDYRGVDPKLGTLADFDEMVTALHSAGIRLIVDLVPNHTSDRHEWFQAALAAPKGSPERDRYIFRDGKGTDGAEPPSDWGSTFGGPAWHQVEDGQWYHHFFAKEQPDLNWANPEVRADFLHTLRFWSDRGVDGFRVDVAHGLAKDLPEELPSQAELDAIPVDGDHPMWDRDEVHEIYAEWREVFNSYDPPRTAVAEAWVKADRRSRYASADGLGQAFNFDLLEADFDAEQFRELITFNLELAERSGSSTTWVFSNHDVVRHATRYGLPPRGEDEQKAGLAWLLSGGTAPVLDADLGLRRARAATMLELALPGSSYLYQGEELGLHEVADIPAEQRQDPTFFRTEGAEIGRDGCRVPLPWTTAGPSFGFGSAAPDLPQPEWFGPSSVQAQDGVPGSTLTLYREALALRRELQTQERLEWLETGDEQVLAFRRPNGWVSVTNFGSAAVGLPHGEVLLTSADLTADGQLPGATTAWLRQS; encoded by the coding sequence ATGACGAATACCGTGGCCAGCGAGCCAGACGTTGCGGCGCTCTCTGCCGACGCCACCTGGTGGCGGCAGGCCGCCGTCTACCAGATCTACCCCCGAGCGTTCGCCGATTCCGACGGCAGCGGGCTGGGTGATCTGCGCGGAATCACGCAGAAGGTGCCCTATCTGAGCGCTCTCGGCATCGACGCCGTGTGGTTGAGCCCGTTCTATCCCTCGGCCCTGGCCGATGGCGGGTACGACGTGGATGACTACCGCGGCGTCGATCCCAAGCTTGGCACCCTGGCCGACTTCGACGAGATGGTCACTGCCCTGCACAGTGCCGGGATCCGGTTGATCGTGGACCTGGTCCCGAATCACACATCGGACCGGCACGAGTGGTTCCAGGCGGCTCTCGCAGCACCGAAAGGGTCGCCGGAACGCGACCGGTACATCTTCCGGGACGGGAAGGGGACCGACGGCGCAGAGCCGCCCTCGGATTGGGGATCCACATTCGGCGGACCTGCCTGGCACCAGGTCGAGGACGGGCAGTGGTATCACCACTTCTTCGCCAAGGAGCAGCCGGACCTGAACTGGGCCAATCCTGAGGTCCGAGCGGACTTCCTGCACACGCTGCGCTTCTGGTCCGATCGCGGGGTGGACGGGTTCCGCGTGGATGTGGCCCACGGGCTCGCCAAGGATCTGCCCGAGGAGTTGCCCAGCCAGGCTGAGCTCGATGCGATCCCGGTGGACGGCGATCACCCGATGTGGGACCGCGACGAGGTCCACGAGATCTATGCCGAGTGGCGTGAGGTGTTCAATTCCTATGACCCGCCGCGTACGGCGGTGGCCGAGGCATGGGTGAAGGCCGATCGCCGCTCCCGGTATGCCAGCGCGGACGGGCTCGGGCAGGCGTTCAACTTCGACCTCCTCGAGGCCGACTTCGACGCTGAGCAGTTCCGCGAACTGATCACCTTCAACCTGGAGCTTGCCGAGCGGTCCGGTTCATCCACCACGTGGGTGTTCTCCAACCATGACGTTGTGCGCCACGCCACCCGGTACGGCCTTCCGCCGCGTGGTGAGGACGAGCAAAAGGCCGGCCTCGCCTGGCTGCTCAGCGGTGGCACCGCACCGGTGCTCGATGCCGATCTCGGCCTGCGCCGGGCCCGGGCGGCGACCATGCTCGAACTCGCACTGCCCGGATCCTCCTATCTGTACCAGGGGGAGGAGCTGGGACTGCACGAAGTGGCTGATATCCCCGCCGAGCAGCGCCAGGATCCCACGTTCTTCCGCACCGAAGGCGCCGAGATCGGCCGGGACGGGTGCCGGGTGCCGCTGCCGTGGACCACAGCAGGTCCGTCGTTCGGCTTCGGTTCCGCGGCCCCGGACCTGCCGCAGCCTGAGTGGTTCGGGCCGTCCTCGGTACAGGCGCAGGACGGGGTGCCCGGTTCCACGCTGACGCTGTACCGGGAGGCGCTCGCGCTGCGCCGCGAGTTGCAGACGCAGGAGAGGCTGGAGTGGCTCGAGACTGGAGACGAGCAGGTCCTGGCCTTCCGCCGGCCGAATGGGTGGGTGAGCGTGACGAACTTCGGATCGGCCGCCGTCGGCCTCCCTCATGGTGAGGTCCTGCTGACGAGCGCAGACCTGACGGCGGATGGCCAGCTTCCGGGCGCCACCACCGCCTGGCTCCGCCAGTCCTGA